In a genomic window of Streptomyces sp. SJL17-4:
- a CDS encoding phage/plasmid primase, P4 family: MSTPTTPPPTTRPAADVFDAHTVAAQILAQSATTPHQNPSPLAAHGTAGVTDQGLLPDTLTDRGNAKLFARLYARDYRYVPGLGWYRWDGSRWQADEEETVLWAAGDLAETLATTDITGRHTVHTLLQHRRRALSTTGINAMLVQARSAPGMTLNAALLDTDSYALCTPGGIVDLRTGRTRLPDPDKDFHSRSTTTAASHMPTPRWHRFLADTFGEDTDGRQMTDFLQLLLGYSITGDVGGQVMPFLFGAGKNGKSVLLDVLMKLLGDYADAAPPGFLMARPYEGHPTDLAELHGRRVVVCNEVRPGDKFDEARVKLLTGGDRIKARRMRQDFFSFQPTHKLWLLGNHRPEVGTGGFAFWRRMRLIPFERVVRDERKVDNLADILVTEEGPGILGWLIDGARRYLSGDRDLTGPEQIRVATTSYAETEDHTGRFFEERCTLGHHHRAEQARLYDAYKKWCQSEGAPAITSRAFAQRARELAGLTSPKEMVLSNSRKYYPGIGLLADAEAP, encoded by the coding sequence GTGAGCACCCCCACCACCCCGCCCCCCACCACCAGACCCGCAGCAGACGTCTTCGACGCACACACCGTCGCCGCCCAGATCCTCGCCCAGTCCGCCACCACCCCCCACCAGAACCCCAGCCCCCTCGCCGCCCACGGCACCGCCGGAGTCACCGACCAAGGCCTCCTCCCCGACACCCTCACCGACCGCGGCAACGCCAAACTCTTCGCCCGCCTCTACGCCCGCGACTACCGCTACGTCCCCGGACTCGGCTGGTACCGCTGGGATGGCTCCCGCTGGCAGGCCGACGAAGAAGAAACGGTCCTGTGGGCCGCGGGCGACCTCGCCGAAACCCTCGCCACCACCGACATCACCGGCCGCCACACCGTCCACACCCTCCTCCAGCACCGCCGCCGCGCCCTGTCCACCACCGGCATCAACGCCATGCTCGTCCAGGCCCGCAGCGCCCCCGGCATGACCCTCAACGCCGCCCTCCTCGACACCGACAGCTACGCCCTGTGCACCCCCGGCGGCATCGTCGACCTGCGCACCGGCCGCACCCGCCTGCCCGACCCCGACAAAGACTTCCACTCCCGCTCCACCACCACAGCCGCCAGCCACATGCCCACACCCCGCTGGCACCGCTTCCTCGCCGACACCTTCGGCGAGGACACCGACGGCCGGCAGATGACGGACTTCCTCCAGCTGTTACTCGGCTACTCCATCACCGGAGACGTCGGCGGCCAGGTCATGCCCTTCCTCTTCGGAGCCGGAAAAAACGGCAAATCCGTCCTCCTCGACGTCCTGATGAAACTCCTCGGCGACTACGCCGACGCCGCACCACCCGGCTTCCTCATGGCCCGCCCCTACGAAGGACACCCCACCGACCTCGCCGAACTCCACGGCCGCCGCGTCGTCGTCTGCAACGAGGTCCGCCCCGGCGACAAATTCGACGAAGCCCGCGTCAAACTCCTCACCGGCGGCGACCGCATCAAAGCCCGCCGGATGCGCCAGGACTTCTTCTCCTTCCAGCCCACCCACAAACTCTGGCTCCTCGGAAACCACCGCCCCGAAGTCGGCACCGGCGGCTTCGCCTTCTGGCGCCGCATGCGGCTCATCCCCTTCGAACGCGTCGTCAGAGACGAACGCAAGGTCGACAACCTCGCCGACATCCTCGTCACAGAAGAAGGCCCCGGCATCCTCGGCTGGCTCATCGACGGCGCACGCCGCTACCTCTCCGGCGACCGCGACCTCACCGGCCCCGAACAGATCCGCGTCGCCACCACCTCCTACGCCGAGACCGAGGACCACACCGGCCGCTTCTTCGAAGAACGGTGCACCCTCGGACATCACCACCGCGCCGAACAAGCACGCCTGTACGATGCCTACAAAAAGTGGTGCCAGAGCGAAGGGGCCCCGGCCATCACCTCACGCGCCTTCGCGCAACGCGCACGCGAACTGGCCGGCCTGACCTCACCCAAGGAGATGGTCCTGTCGAACTCGCGAAAGTACTATCCGGGCATCGGTCTGCTCGCCGACGCGGAGGCCCCGTGA
- a CDS encoding bifunctional DNA primase/polymerase — MPGNTRLATALWCAEQGWPVHPLLPGRKIPLANCTACRTPGHTPAGCPCPAAHRWCHGFHAATLDTDRITRWWTDNPHHGVGVACGPARLVVIDIDTHPAPPPARDRIWPGIEIGDTVDLTGLTNGFDTLAVLAALRGQDNPAHDTSTLRVRTPSGGLHLWYRADATRHWRCSSGNSPQRALAWQVDIRAHGGYIVAPTTTTPTGTYQPLDGSLTPAPLPGWLAAELERTGHHRPHVPHPRNPRRTPARAQQAVQAAGAGHQRITRIMTTVLQEINDCGRVHDGAGFTAVLNRAAYTLGGLVAAGHITQDAATQALREAAHAARPGQDRRSMQIIAGGMSAGLARPLTPGRRR; from the coding sequence ATGCCCGGCAACACACGACTCGCCACCGCGCTGTGGTGCGCCGAGCAGGGCTGGCCGGTTCACCCCCTGCTCCCGGGGCGCAAGATCCCCCTGGCCAACTGCACCGCCTGCCGCACCCCGGGACACACACCCGCCGGCTGCCCCTGCCCCGCAGCCCACCGTTGGTGCCACGGCTTCCACGCCGCCACCCTCGACACCGACCGCATCACCCGCTGGTGGACGGACAACCCCCACCACGGAGTAGGCGTCGCCTGCGGCCCCGCCCGCCTGGTCGTCATCGACATCGACACCCACCCCGCACCCCCGCCCGCCCGCGACCGGATCTGGCCCGGAATCGAGATCGGCGACACCGTCGACCTCACCGGCCTCACCAACGGCTTCGACACCCTCGCCGTCCTCGCCGCCCTGCGCGGCCAGGACAACCCCGCCCACGACACCTCCACCCTGCGCGTACGGACACCCTCCGGCGGACTGCACCTCTGGTACCGCGCCGACGCCACACGCCACTGGCGCTGCTCCTCGGGCAACAGCCCCCAGCGCGCCCTCGCCTGGCAGGTCGACATCCGCGCCCACGGCGGCTACATCGTCGCCCCCACGACCACCACCCCCACCGGCACCTACCAGCCCCTCGACGGCTCCCTGACCCCCGCCCCCCTGCCCGGCTGGCTCGCCGCCGAACTCGAACGCACCGGCCACCACCGCCCCCACGTCCCGCACCCCCGCAACCCCCGCCGCACCCCCGCACGCGCCCAGCAGGCCGTACAGGCCGCAGGCGCGGGTCACCAGCGGATCACCCGGATCATGACCACCGTCCTGCAGGAGATCAACGACTGCGGACGCGTCCACGACGGTGCCGGCTTCACCGCCGTCCTCAACCGGGCGGCCTACACCTTAGGAGGACTGGTGGCCGCCGGCCATATCACCCAGGACGCCGCCACCCAGGCCCTGCGGGAAGCGGCCCACGCCGCCCGCCCCGGACAGGACCGGCGTTCCATGCAGATCATCGCCGGCGGCATGAGCGCCGGCCTGGCCCGCCCCCTCACCCCCGGCAGGCGCCGGTGA
- a CDS encoding ABC transporter permease, with amino-acid sequence MTLTSTAPATPTGASRKPDPEPTPRARFADLVASEWIKMWSLRSTAWTIAVGTLAIIGFNVFTTYDDYSNWPAWSAQEKADFAPNWAMLDSFTDAALLCLLLIASAMGALSVVSEYSTGQIRTTFTAVPNRSAVMAAKVVVVSVVTTGLGLLAAGGSFWSTQAILSARDTGLSLTDPGVLSALAACVLAAPLAALVGMAVGTIIRASAATMGTSFALLLLVPMGVSDDHYSSAVIDHALPYSAWARLMQIADKPAHHPWSAEGAWTVYAVWAVAAAAITIFAVKRRDQ; translated from the coding sequence ATGACCCTCACTTCCACCGCCCCCGCCACCCCCACTGGCGCCTCCCGCAAGCCCGACCCCGAGCCCACCCCCCGGGCCCGATTCGCCGACCTCGTCGCATCCGAGTGGATCAAGATGTGGTCGCTGCGCTCCACCGCGTGGACCATCGCCGTCGGCACCCTCGCCATCATCGGCTTCAACGTCTTCACCACCTACGACGACTACAGCAACTGGCCCGCTTGGAGCGCCCAGGAGAAGGCCGACTTCGCCCCCAACTGGGCCATGCTCGACTCCTTCACCGACGCCGCCCTGCTGTGTCTGCTGCTCATCGCCAGCGCCATGGGCGCACTGAGCGTCGTCAGCGAGTACAGCACCGGCCAGATCCGCACCACCTTCACCGCCGTCCCCAACCGCAGCGCCGTCATGGCCGCCAAGGTCGTCGTCGTCAGCGTCGTCACCACCGGACTCGGCCTCCTCGCCGCGGGCGGCTCCTTCTGGTCGACCCAGGCCATCCTGTCCGCACGCGACACCGGCCTCTCCCTGACCGACCCCGGCGTCCTGTCCGCACTCGCCGCCTGCGTCCTCGCCGCCCCCCTCGCCGCCCTCGTCGGCATGGCCGTCGGCACGATCATCCGGGCCAGCGCCGCCACCATGGGAACCAGCTTCGCCCTGCTCCTCCTCGTCCCCATGGGCGTCAGCGACGACCACTACAGCTCCGCCGTCATCGACCACGCCCTGCCCTACAGCGCCTGGGCCCGACTGATGCAGATCGCCGACAAGCCCGCGCACCACCCCTGGTCCGCCGAGGGCGCGTGGACCGTCTACGCCGTCTGGGCCGTCGCCGCCGCCGCGATCACGATCTTCGCCGTCAAACGCCGCGACCAGTGA
- a CDS encoding MBL fold metallo-hydrolase, whose product MADEQLYLRSKAIIEPLVDRFFAWPYTIAPVQAAMNLAFLQVPLLESYLQSPQVHVAASNNPELRGGYFINIPEERADEVRDLLATIKRDRADMLRFAHAIAAGQEILRANATGFDLTPLYPKLPTELAGLVELAYDTDNQAQMRFLEPVVYKSNVYQEERQSVQLSLETGIERPFILSTPRLPSPDVLELQIPFRHEGLAELFKSRVHPTTLAHLRDALGLDDAQTKQLRTLLTDKPSLSEDRHIESGGRIRYFGHACLVLQTPEAAIVTDPFISADSDKTDRYTLDDLPDYIDLVLITHGHQDHIVLETLLQLRGRLGAIVVPRSSRGNLADPSMALMLRNQGFTVIEVDDFDEVPFPGGKITATPFLGEHCDLDIRAKSTYWAELAGKKVFIGADSSGIEPSLYRYMKNHLGQADIAFLGMECDGAPLTWLYQALLTIPVTKKMSNSRKLSGSNAEQAAAIMTELGAKEAYVYAMGEEDWLGHVMATTYTEDTYQIKQIEEFLTWCKERDIPAGHLFKQQEWRW is encoded by the coding sequence ATGGCTGACGAACAGCTGTACCTGCGGTCGAAGGCGATCATTGAGCCGCTCGTGGACCGCTTCTTCGCCTGGCCCTACACGATCGCGCCGGTCCAGGCCGCGATGAACCTGGCCTTCCTCCAGGTCCCGCTCCTCGAGTCCTACCTGCAGTCCCCGCAGGTCCACGTCGCGGCCAGCAACAACCCCGAGCTCCGCGGCGGCTACTTCATCAACATCCCCGAGGAGCGCGCCGACGAGGTGCGCGACCTGCTCGCCACCATCAAGCGCGACCGCGCCGACATGCTCCGCTTCGCCCACGCCATAGCCGCCGGCCAGGAGATCCTGCGCGCCAACGCGACCGGCTTCGACCTGACCCCGCTCTACCCGAAGCTCCCCACCGAGCTCGCCGGCCTCGTCGAGCTCGCCTACGACACCGACAACCAGGCGCAGATGCGCTTCCTCGAGCCGGTCGTCTACAAGAGCAACGTCTACCAGGAGGAGCGCCAGTCGGTGCAGCTCTCCCTGGAGACGGGCATCGAGCGCCCGTTCATCCTCAGCACCCCGCGCCTGCCCTCGCCCGACGTCCTCGAGCTGCAGATCCCCTTCCGCCACGAAGGCCTCGCCGAGCTCTTCAAGAGCCGCGTCCACCCCACGACCCTCGCGCACCTGCGCGACGCGCTCGGCCTGGACGACGCCCAGACCAAGCAGCTGCGGACCCTGCTCACCGACAAGCCGAGCCTGTCCGAGGACCGCCACATCGAAAGCGGCGGCCGCATCCGCTACTTCGGGCACGCCTGCCTCGTCCTGCAGACACCCGAGGCCGCCATCGTCACCGACCCGTTCATCAGCGCGGACAGCGACAAGACGGACCGATACACGCTGGACGACCTGCCCGACTACATCGACCTCGTCCTCATCACCCACGGCCACCAGGACCACATCGTCCTGGAGACGCTGCTGCAGCTGCGCGGCCGGCTCGGCGCCATCGTCGTCCCGCGCTCCTCGCGGGGCAACCTCGCCGACCCCTCCATGGCGCTGATGCTCCGCAACCAGGGCTTCACCGTCATCGAGGTCGACGACTTCGACGAGGTGCCCTTCCCCGGCGGCAAGATCACCGCCACCCCGTTCCTCGGCGAGCACTGCGACCTCGACATCCGCGCCAAGTCCACCTACTGGGCGGAACTGGCCGGCAAGAAGGTCTTCATCGGCGCTGACTCCTCTGGCATCGAGCCGTCCCTCTACCGCTACATGAAGAACCACCTCGGCCAGGCCGACATCGCCTTCCTCGGCATGGAGTGCGACGGCGCGCCGCTGACCTGGCTCTACCAGGCGCTGCTGACCATCCCGGTCACCAAGAAGATGAGCAACTCCCGCAAGCTCTCCGGCTCCAACGCCGAGCAGGCCGCCGCGATCATGACCGAGCTCGGCGCCAAGGAGGCCTACGTCTACGCGATGGGCGAGGAGGACTGGCTCGGACACGTCATGGCGACCACGTACACGGAGGACACCTACCAGATCAAGCAGATCGAGGAGTTCCTGACCTGGTGCAAGGAGCGCGACATCCCCGCCGGCCACCTCTTCAAGCAGCAGGAGTGGCGCTGGTAA
- a CDS encoding NAD(P)H-binding protein → MEQPKILVTGATGRVGGAVVAQLHAAGVPVRALVRGEASFPQGVQAIHGDLADPASLGAALEGVDAVFLVWPFLSAEGASDVIDAIGKRARRVVYLSSAGVGSERERPGEAITMFHTELERLIEASGLEWTALRPTGFASNTLGWAEEVRTTGVVRAPLARLARPLIHEADMAAVAVQALTTDALLGARPLITGLELITQERQVALISEAIGRPVRFEEVALDEAIEQMKAAGYPAELVEAVLPAQVEMLGNPEPVNDEVERITGTPAKSFREWAVDHAADFR, encoded by the coding sequence ATGGAACAGCCCAAGATCCTGGTGACCGGCGCAACGGGAAGGGTCGGCGGCGCGGTGGTCGCCCAACTGCACGCGGCGGGGGTGCCCGTACGGGCGCTGGTGCGAGGGGAGGCCTCCTTCCCGCAGGGTGTGCAGGCGATACACGGTGATCTCGCTGATCCCGCGTCGCTGGGCGCGGCGCTGGAGGGCGTCGATGCGGTCTTCCTGGTGTGGCCGTTCCTGAGCGCCGAGGGCGCATCCGATGTGATCGACGCGATCGGGAAGCGCGCCCGGCGGGTGGTGTACCTGTCATCCGCCGGAGTCGGGAGCGAGAGGGAGAGGCCGGGCGAGGCGATCACCATGTTCCACACGGAGCTGGAGCGGCTGATCGAGGCATCGGGCCTGGAGTGGACGGCACTGCGGCCCACCGGGTTCGCGAGCAACACGCTGGGCTGGGCGGAGGAGGTCCGCACCACCGGCGTGGTGCGGGCGCCGCTGGCACGGCTGGCCCGCCCGCTGATCCACGAGGCGGACATGGCTGCGGTCGCCGTCCAGGCGCTGACGACTGACGCCTTGCTCGGCGCCCGCCCCCTGATCACCGGCCTCGAACTGATCACCCAGGAACGGCAGGTGGCGCTGATCAGTGAGGCGATCGGGCGACCAGTGCGGTTCGAGGAGGTCGCGCTGGACGAGGCCATCGAGCAGATGAAGGCCGCAGGCTATCCGGCAGAGCTGGTGGAGGCTGTGTTGCCGGCCCAGGTGGAGATGCTCGGCAATCCGGAACCGGTCAACGATGAAGTGGAGCGCATCACGGGCACGCCGGCCAAATCCTTCCGGGAGTGGGCGGTGGACCACGCGGCGGACTTCCGCTGA
- a CDS encoding DUF6009 family protein gives MSSLITNDELTHEHDIVWLEPVDTLDYVRQSLDRLPTRRGRPPYHRDGRMIGYATLTPQAKPSRASGTFLRRVFWLTPNDRDTTPDGLYTKCTPAEAVDPRTVSAREKGRKTPRSEGDRHDCPTPPPPA, from the coding sequence GTGAGCTCCCTGATCACCAACGACGAACTCACCCACGAGCACGACATCGTCTGGCTCGAACCCGTCGACACCCTCGACTACGTACGCCAGTCACTCGACCGGCTCCCCACCCGCCGCGGCAGACCGCCCTACCACCGCGACGGCCGCATGATCGGCTACGCCACCCTCACCCCCCAGGCCAAGCCCTCACGTGCCTCCGGAACCTTCCTGCGCCGCGTCTTCTGGCTCACACCCAACGACCGCGACACCACCCCCGACGGCCTCTACACCAAATGCACCCCCGCCGAAGCCGTCGACCCCCGCACCGTCAGCGCCCGCGAGAAGGGCCGGAAAACTCCCCGCTCCGAAGGCGACCGGCACGACTGCCCCACACCACCACCACCCGCCTAG
- a CDS encoding response regulator transcription factor produces the protein MDDQPLVRTALQMVIAQADDMEVVGEAGDGAEAVRLAKDAAPDVIVMDIRMPGMDGIEATRRIAAGPSAAQVIVLTTFDEDEYVYGALRAGAAGFLVKDMALEEILGAIRVVAAGDALIAPGITRRLIKDFTAQPPSTTAAAPTGRLQGITDREKEVLVLIGAGLTNTEIAHELTISIATAKTYVTRLLAKLGARDRVHLVILAYENGLAGPSPHP, from the coding sequence GTGGACGACCAGCCGCTGGTGCGGACCGCGCTGCAGATGGTCATCGCCCAGGCCGATGACATGGAGGTCGTCGGCGAGGCCGGTGACGGGGCGGAGGCGGTCAGGCTCGCAAAGGACGCGGCGCCGGACGTCATCGTGATGGACATCCGGATGCCCGGCATGGACGGCATCGAGGCGACCCGGCGGATCGCGGCGGGCCCTTCGGCGGCACAGGTCATCGTCCTGACGACGTTCGACGAGGACGAGTACGTGTACGGGGCACTACGCGCCGGCGCGGCGGGTTTCCTGGTCAAGGACATGGCCCTGGAGGAGATCCTCGGGGCGATCAGGGTGGTCGCCGCCGGGGACGCGCTGATCGCGCCGGGAATCACCCGGCGCCTCATCAAGGACTTCACCGCCCAGCCGCCGTCGACCACCGCCGCCGCGCCCACGGGCCGGCTGCAGGGCATCACGGACCGGGAGAAGGAGGTCCTCGTCCTCATCGGCGCGGGCCTGACCAACACCGAGATCGCCCACGAGCTGACCATCAGCATCGCGACGGCCAAGACCTACGTGACCCGGCTCCTGGCGAAACTCGGCGCCCGCGACAGGGTTCACCTGGTGATCCTGGCGTACGAAAACGGCCTGGCGGGCCCCTCACCACACCCCTGA
- a CDS encoding sensor histidine kinase, producing the protein MSFSYRAVFRRVPPGWWAGGLWSLAALSPLVWSGRGAGGADPGPVADALGGLRGQLLLVFAVLAAWGGCAVLMRRPWVGSALLLAGTVAYAGAWGLDELPVLQFLAVDVAVALVAAVRAPRVSLPVAGAALVVLGVFAGVRWGSGVETGTASEPYVALTVVVAWLAGRSVHQSRTYEEEVRRQFSERVAAGAVASERLRIARELHDSVAHSIGIIALQAGAAARVVEARPDEARVAMVAVERAGREALAGLRRMLGALREAEGGDAAAPLDPLEGLGGVERLAAEAGGAGVRVEVCWEGERRPLPQEVDFAAFRIVQESVTNVIRHAGTGACRVVIAFRSGELGVEVTDGGSGPADRVGVGYGLIGMRERVALLGGEFSAGGVPSGGFRVAATLPVGRVLSAGPDAGRAA; encoded by the coding sequence ATGTCCTTCTCGTACCGTGCTGTGTTTCGTCGGGTGCCGCCGGGTTGGTGGGCGGGTGGTCTGTGGTCGCTGGCGGCGTTGTCTCCGCTGGTGTGGTCGGGGCGGGGGGCGGGGGGTGCTGATCCCGGGCCGGTCGCCGACGCGTTGGGCGGGTTGCGGGGGCAGTTACTGCTGGTGTTCGCGGTGCTGGCGGCGTGGGGCGGGTGTGCGGTGCTGATGCGCCGGCCGTGGGTGGGATCGGCGCTGCTGCTGGCGGGGACGGTGGCGTACGCCGGGGCGTGGGGGCTCGATGAGCTGCCCGTGCTGCAGTTCCTGGCGGTGGACGTGGCGGTCGCCCTGGTGGCGGCGGTGCGGGCGCCGCGGGTGTCATTGCCAGTCGCGGGGGCGGCGCTGGTGGTGCTCGGTGTGTTCGCGGGGGTGAGGTGGGGCAGCGGTGTGGAGACGGGGACGGCGTCGGAGCCGTATGTCGCGCTGACGGTGGTGGTGGCGTGGCTGGCGGGCCGGTCGGTGCACCAGTCGCGTACGTACGAGGAGGAGGTGCGGCGGCAGTTCTCCGAGCGGGTCGCGGCGGGTGCGGTGGCCAGTGAGCGGCTGCGGATCGCGCGGGAGCTGCATGACAGTGTGGCGCACAGCATCGGGATCATCGCGTTGCAGGCGGGGGCGGCGGCGCGGGTGGTGGAGGCGCGGCCTGATGAGGCGCGTGTGGCGATGGTGGCGGTGGAGCGTGCGGGCCGTGAGGCACTGGCGGGGCTGCGCCGGATGCTGGGGGCGCTGCGGGAGGCCGAGGGCGGGGACGCGGCGGCGCCGTTGGATCCGCTGGAGGGGCTGGGTGGGGTCGAGCGGCTGGCGGCGGAGGCCGGCGGAGCGGGGGTGCGGGTGGAGGTGTGCTGGGAGGGGGAGCGCCGGCCGTTGCCGCAGGAGGTGGATTTCGCGGCGTTCCGGATCGTGCAGGAGTCGGTCACGAATGTCATCCGGCATGCGGGGACGGGTGCGTGCCGTGTGGTGATCGCCTTCAGGTCCGGTGAGCTGGGGGTGGAGGTCACGGACGGCGGGTCGGGTCCTGCGGACCGGGTGGGAGTGGGGTACGGGCTCATCGGGATGCGTGAGCGGGTGGCGTTGCTGGGTGGTGAGTTCTCGGCGGGTGGTGTGCCGTCGGGGGGGTTCCGGGTGGCGGCGACGCTGCCGGTGGGGCGGGTGTTATCTGCGGGGCCTGATGCTGGACGGGCGGCGTAA
- a CDS encoding ABC transporter ATP-binding protein, with product MIEARELTKRYGQKTAVNSLSFTVEPGHVTGFLGPNGAGKSTTLRMMLGLHRPTSGSVTINGRPYTDRTRGMRDVGALLDAHHVHGGRTARAHLASLAVSNRLPRRRVDDVLEEVGLADAGNRRIGGYSLGMKQRLGIATALLGNPPVLLFDEPLNGLDPEGVKWVRGLFQRLAAEGRTVFVSSHLMSEMENTADSLVVVGRGRLIAAESLKEFAARGTQRSVTVRTPKAASLHPLLSDAGATVETHPDDALTVRGMSAPHIGDIAFRHMIPVHELTNNNASLESAFMELTADSVEYAAGEAR from the coding sequence ATGATCGAAGCAAGGGAACTCACCAAGCGCTACGGACAGAAGACCGCAGTCAACAGCCTCAGTTTCACCGTCGAACCAGGCCACGTCACCGGCTTCCTCGGCCCCAACGGCGCGGGCAAGAGCACCACCCTGCGCATGATGCTCGGACTGCACCGGCCCACCAGCGGCTCCGTCACCATCAACGGCCGGCCCTACACCGACCGCACCCGCGGCATGCGCGACGTGGGAGCCCTGCTCGACGCCCACCACGTCCACGGCGGCCGCACCGCCCGCGCCCACCTCGCCTCCCTTGCCGTCAGCAACCGGCTGCCCCGCCGCCGCGTCGACGACGTCCTCGAAGAGGTCGGCCTCGCCGACGCCGGCAACCGCCGCATCGGCGGCTACTCCCTCGGCATGAAGCAGCGCCTCGGCATCGCCACGGCACTGCTCGGCAACCCGCCCGTCCTCCTCTTCGACGAGCCCCTCAACGGCCTCGACCCCGAAGGCGTCAAATGGGTCCGCGGCCTCTTCCAGCGGCTCGCCGCCGAAGGACGCACCGTCTTCGTCTCCAGCCACCTCATGTCCGAGATGGAGAACACCGCCGACAGCCTCGTCGTCGTCGGCAGGGGCCGGCTCATCGCCGCCGAGAGCCTCAAGGAATTCGCCGCGCGAGGCACCCAGCGCAGCGTCACCGTCCGCACCCCCAAGGCCGCCTCGCTGCACCCCCTCCTCAGCGACGCCGGCGCCACCGTCGAGACCCACCCCGACGACGCCCTCACCGTCCGCGGCATGAGCGCACCCCACATCGGCGACATCGCCTTCCGCCACATGATCCCTGTCCACGAACTCACCAACAACAACGCATCCCTCGAGTCCGCCTTCATGGAACTGACCGCCGACAGCGTCGAGTACGCGGCAGGAGAAGCCCGATGA
- a CDS encoding YbaK/EbsC family protein, which yields MHPPDTATLPTPVTAPDAFERITALLTARPDAYRIIRHPPEGSTEAASALRDHPLEQAAKSLVVRVATGKRSRRYVLAVVPGDRRVDLTALAARYGGRTANFAERTVAERLTRSVSGSIAPFAFSRELDLLVDDGLLVHDEIYFNAGRLDLSVALAVSDYLEVAMPAVAPIAAPVAA from the coding sequence GTGCACCCACCCGACACCGCCACACTCCCCACCCCCGTCACGGCACCCGACGCCTTCGAGCGCATCACCGCCCTCCTGACCGCCCGCCCCGACGCGTACCGGATCATCCGGCACCCACCCGAAGGGTCCACCGAGGCCGCCAGCGCACTGCGTGACCACCCCCTGGAACAGGCCGCGAAATCCCTCGTCGTCCGCGTGGCCACCGGTAAACGCTCCCGCCGCTACGTCCTGGCCGTCGTCCCCGGCGACCGCCGGGTCGACCTCACCGCCCTCGCCGCCCGCTACGGCGGGCGCACCGCCAACTTCGCCGAACGGACCGTCGCCGAACGCCTCACCCGCAGCGTCAGCGGCTCCATCGCCCCTTTCGCCTTCAGCCGCGAACTCGACCTCCTCGTCGACGACGGCCTGCTCGTCCACGACGAGATCTACTTCAACGCCGGACGCCTCGACCTGTCCGTCGCCCTCGCGGTATCCGACTACCTCGAAGTCGCCATGCCTGCCGTGGCACCCATCGCCGCACCCGTAGCGGCCTGA
- a CDS encoding IS5 family transposase (programmed frameshift), which yields MGASPWIVPDDLGERIEPLLPKRERRFRYPGRKPVPDRQVLCGILFVLHTGVQWEHLPQEFGFGSGMTCWRRLRGWNEAGVWQQLHEVLLAELNAAARLDWSRAVVDSPRQSVKRGLQTGLSPVDRGRAGSKHHLITDGHGTPLTVILTGGNRNDVTQLMPLLDAVPPVRGRPGRPRRKPESVFADRGYDHDIYRDQVRARRILPVIARRGTAHGSGLGAYRWVVERTFAWLHGFRRLRVRWERRADIHEAFLKLACCLITHRQVVSLGRPGKLIA from the exons ATGGGGGCTTCACCGTGGATCGTGCCGGATGACCTGGGGGAGCGGATCGAGCCGCTCCTGCCGAAGCGGGAGAGGCGGTTCAGATACCCGGGTCGCAAGCCGGTCCCGGACCGGCAGGTGCTGTGCGGGATCCTGTTCGTGCTGCATACCGGCGTCCAGTGGGAGCACCTGCCACAGGAGTTCGGCTTCGGGTCCGGTATGACGTGTTGGCGCCGGCTGCGGGGCTGGAACGAGGCCGGAGTTTGGCAGCAGCTGCATGAGGTGCTGCTGGCCGAGTTGAACGCAGCGGCCCGTCTCGACTGGTCGCGGGCGGTCGTCGACTCC CCACGTCAGAGCGTTAAAAGGGGGCTCCAGACCGGTTTGTCGCCAGTCGACCGGGGACGGGCCGGCTCCAAACACCACCTGATCACCGACGGCCACGGCACCCCGCTCACGGTCATCCTCACCGGCGGCAACCGCAACGACGTCACCCAGCTCATGCCCCTGCTCGATGCCGTCCCACCAGTCCGAGGCAGGCCTGGACGGCCCCGCCGCAAGCCCGAGTCGGTCTTCGCCGACCGAGGCTACGACCACGACATCTACCGCGACCAGGTCCGGGCCCGCCGGATCCTCCCTGTCATCGCCCGCCGCGGCACAGCCCATGGCAGCGGCCTGGGCGCCTACCGATGGGTGGTCGAGCGCACCTTCGCCTGGCTCCACGGCTTCAGACGACTCCGCGTCCGCTGGGAACGCCGAGCCGACATCCACGAAGCCTTCCTCAAGCTCGCCTGTTGCCTGATCACCCACCGCCAGGTGGTGTCCCTTGGCCGGCCCGGCAAACTGATCGCATGA